The Saccopteryx leptura isolate mSacLep1 chromosome 2, mSacLep1_pri_phased_curated, whole genome shotgun sequence genome has a window encoding:
- the SDHC gene encoding succinate dehydrogenase cytochrome b560 subunit, mitochondrial isoform X1, whose product MAALLLRHVGRHCLRAHLSPQLCIRNAVPMGTTAKEEMERFWSKNTGSNRPLSPHITIYGWSLPMAMSICHRGTGIALSAGVSLFGLSALLLPGNFESHLELVKSLSLGPALIHTAKFALVFPLMYHTWNGIRHLIWDLGKGLKIPQLYQSGVVVLVLTVLSSVGLAAM is encoded by the exons ACATGTTGGCCGCCATTGCCTCCGTGCCCATCTCAGTCCTCAGCTCTGTATCAGAAA TGCTGTTCCTATGGGAACCACAGCcaaggaggagatggagagatTCTGGAGCAAGAACACTGGTTCAAACCGTCCTTTGTCCCCTCATATCACCATCTACGG TTGGTCTCTTCCCATGGCGATGTCCATTTGCCACCGTGGTACCGGTATTGCCTTGAGTGcag GGGTCTCTCTTTTTGGCTTGTCGGCCCTGTTGCTCCCTGGGAACTTTGAGTCACATTTGGAACTTGTGAAGTCCCTGAGTCTGGGGCCAGCACTGATCCACACGGCCAAGTTTGCGCTCGTCTTCCCTCTCATGTATCACACCTGGAACGGGATCCGACACTTG aTATGGGACCTTGGAAAGGGCCTGAAGATCCCCCAGCTGTACCAGTCCGGGGTGGTAGTCTTGGTCCTCACCGTGCTGTCCTCTGTGGGGCTGGCAGCCATGTGA
- the SDHC gene encoding succinate dehydrogenase cytochrome b560 subunit, mitochondrial isoform X2 has protein sequence MGTTAKEEMERFWSKNTGSNRPLSPHITIYGWSLPMAMSICHRGTGIALSAGVSLFGLSALLLPGNFESHLELVKSLSLGPALIHTAKFALVFPLMYHTWNGIRHLIWDLGKGLKIPQLYQSGVVVLVLTVLSSVGLAAM, from the exons ATGGGAACCACAGCcaaggaggagatggagagatTCTGGAGCAAGAACACTGGTTCAAACCGTCCTTTGTCCCCTCATATCACCATCTACGG TTGGTCTCTTCCCATGGCGATGTCCATTTGCCACCGTGGTACCGGTATTGCCTTGAGTGcag GGGTCTCTCTTTTTGGCTTGTCGGCCCTGTTGCTCCCTGGGAACTTTGAGTCACATTTGGAACTTGTGAAGTCCCTGAGTCTGGGGCCAGCACTGATCCACACGGCCAAGTTTGCGCTCGTCTTCCCTCTCATGTATCACACCTGGAACGGGATCCGACACTTG aTATGGGACCTTGGAAAGGGCCTGAAGATCCCCCAGCTGTACCAGTCCGGGGTGGTAGTCTTGGTCCTCACCGTGCTGTCCTCTGTGGGGCTGGCAGCCATGTGA
- the CFAP126 gene encoding protein Flattop: protein MATNYSANQYEKAFSPRYLQNWSLTKPTKESIPSHEGYTQIIANDRGHLLPSVPRSKASPWGSFMGTWQMPLKIPPARVTLTSRTAAAAASLTKWIQKNPDLLKASNGLRPEILGKPNDPVSQKPGSSVQAPSPPIRPRSPTSNCSSPDQPRSAHPSAGHTPGPLTPAKSPKSPLGSPRM, encoded by the exons ATGGCCACTAACTACAGTGCTAACCAG TATGAAAAAGCTTTCTCACCCAGGTACCTGCAGAACTGGTCTCTCACCAAGCCAACCAAAGAG AGCATTCCTTCCCATGAAGGCTACACTCAGATCATCGCCAACGACCGTGGTCACCTGCTGCCTTCAGTGCCCCGCTCCAAG gCAAGTCCTTGGGGTTCCTTCATGGGCACCTGGCAAATGCCTCTGAAAATACCCCCTGCTCGGGTGACCCTGACGTCCCgtacagctgctgctgctgcctctctcACCAAATGGATACAGAAAAATCCTGACTTACTCAAGGCCTCCAATGGGCTGCGTCCAGAGATCTTAGGCAAG CCCAATGACCCAGTCAGTCAGAAGCCCGGGAGCTCTGTACAAGCACCAAGTCCCCCCATAAGACCACGCTCCCCAACCTCAAACTGCAGTTCCCCAGATCAGCCCCGAAGTGCACACCCTTCTGCAGGTCATACCCCAGGTCCCCTAACCCCAGCCAAGTCCCCTAAAAGCCCACTTGGGAGCCCACGCATGTAG